AAAATTCCAATTGAAGAAATCGGCGCCATGAAAATATGTGTACGTGAGGTAGACCGAGAGAAGTTTCGAAGCTGAATAAATAGTAAAACCTGGAATGGGGTTTCGCGGGAAGATAACGGCCTCAGCTTTATCTTTAGGCCCATTAGCGGATCTACCCTTAAAGTGGGGCCCGGCCCCTCTAGGCTCTAACTTAccaattgttttgttttcttctctttttggaaGCAGCTTTACAATCgttttaacccaaaaaaaacccCTCATCAACCATATTTCTACCTAATTCTTTCACACAATtatcaaacacttttttttttaaccgagaattaCCCAGTCCAACATATCAACCGGCGCGAGAGTTGAAATCGGAATCTCCCGTATTTACAAAGAGTTACCATAATTAACTTTACAATCCCAACCATAAGTAACTTATTGCATAATTATCAAACACCCAGATAATTATCACCTACTAAAGGCCAATATTTTCAATTTGGCCCAATTTGTCTCTTCTGGGTGAGGATTTTTGGTACAAAGAGAAGTGAATAGAGTTTTCAAATGGCCTGTCCTTGTAAAAGCTGCTTAACCCCAAATTAATCCGACCATTATTGCACCCTCAAGAGCGCCCATTGATTGATTTAAAGTGCAATTTAGCTCATAGAAGGGATCATTAAGCAGTTCGAAACTCTCAAGCCCACAACAAGGGTGTAGAATAATGAGCTGaagacatcaaaatggaagATAGTCATATCTACAAAACTTGGGATTTGAAGGGACATATCACAGACATTTCTCAACTGATACAGGTTTTACAAGAAAAAGTCCTAAAACCTGAGAAAATTAACATCACTTTCAACTGAAGAGCCGGGATTTTAACTACCAAGGTTTCATGTCACCAACCGGTCCAGCCGTCCAGTTCAGTGTCTTCTCACCATGCTTCAAGTAAATACTCTTGTCATGAGGCAGTTTACGAGCAAGGCCATTCAAGATTTGGTGGAAAGCATCACCTGGATGTGCAGGTTGAGGAAACAACATTGCTCGTTTCATCGAAGGATTAGCAAGAAGTCTTTGTTTCCTCAAAATCACTTCAGGTGGTATAGATGTCAGGATATTGTCCAAGTTGggaacctttttttcttctatgaATACTCCGATTTCCTCCCATGGAATAGCATCAGCAAAGGGTAAAACAATATCGTCTGCTATGATTACAGGGATGCAGCCGAACACTACTGCTTCGACGAGCCTAGGACTCCATGGTGCCCATCCCAGGGGGCACAAACAGAAGATTGCTCTTTGCATGTCTTCGTAATATGTTGTTGGATGGTCAGTGGAGATGTCAAACAGAggattgtttttgaaattctccCAAACCGCTGCCCTTGCACCTCTGTCATTTGGAACAGAAAGGATCAGAATGGACTCATATTCAATTCACAAAGCAGATGATCATCTATCGATGACAGAAGCAGACCATAGCCTGTCCAGTGGATATCATATCCGCATCACacgacaccaaaaaaaaaatctataaattaaTGTGTAATCAGGAATACGATGTTGAGAAAATGTGAGATGCTGGGCCTATAATATTTTGTTGCAGCGACTAATGAGATTGGCTCCACTCGGCAGTCTCCGCTCCTATAAAGACAAATACTTGGCCCACTTTTACGAAAAATTCTACATAAATGCTTCACATAAGAACTGTCATGATTCCTTGTAGTCTTAAACATTATCAATTCTCTTACAGTGCCACCAAGAGGAAAAATTGGGCAAATTTTGGCCAATTTCAATAAACCAGAGTCCTACTAAGAGCTCAGTATTTCATACATACCTTGCATAGTAACCACCTTCTGGATCATTATTCACATCATAAAACAATCCACGAAAGTAGACAAAGATGGAGCGTGGAGTGTCCAGGGGAATTTGGTGTGCCTGCATCTTTTGAGGTGGAGCATAAGGAGGAATTGTTATTGAGCCCTCATTCAAGCAAACATGATTCCGCTGTCCAAAAGTTTGAACCAAGGTAGCGCGACGGAGTAAAGGAAGAATACCCCGTTCAATTGCTTTCTCTTCCTATAATAGCCAGTATGAATTGTTTTAGTGAGCACCTTTGTACATAAGCACATCTTAGATGGTCAATCTGCAACATACTGAGAAGTGGGAAAATAAAGGAAGTTACCTGATAATGAAAGCATGCTCCAAAAtcatggggcacaacaaagaaaTGATCTGCGCCTTCTGTTCGATTCCAATATGGCCAATTTGTGGAGATAAGCTGTATCGCACTTCTCATCACCCGTGGAGACTTAAAGGGCAACGGCAAGCCACTTGGTGTAAGGTCACATGTGGGGTATATGGGGGTATAAAACCAATCAGCTTCCTGAGGATTAAGGGTTCGAACTGGGCTTGATAAGAGAAACCTGTGCATGAAAATCTCTGCAGCAAACATATGGGAAAGACATCTGGGGTCTTTTTGTAGGAGCTTCTTGTTGTATTTGCTTGGGAGCTCATATATGTAAACTTTCAATCTTCCCACTGGATCATCATCCAAGACATCACCAGCACTTCCTGTATTATGGAAACCAAAAGCAAACTTTAAGATATGTTCAGAGCTGTGCAAGCAAAAGAGCTAGATCAAGTCGAGTCAGGTTTTATTTTGTAAGCACAATCAGCAATTCAGTTCTATAAAAAAGAATGCCAGCAGGAACAGAAGACGTGTTTAGAGacattggttttttatttttatcaagaACAAATAACAGAGGCTTCTGTACAAAAATCCTTTTAAGTTCTAACAAGAACTCATTCATCTACACCAGTTGAGACTAAAAGCCCTGATACAACTTATATTCAGGTTTAAGAATGAGTATCTTGGTTCACGTCATAGAAGATGAGCATCGGATACATTAGGAAAGCTAAGAAATATGGAGCCAAAGTTTCCATGGAAGAATgagatcaaagaagaaataataaGTTTCCACCTCATTCCAATCAGTCAACTGAGCAAACCCTGATTCAATTTCCATGAGTTCATCACCCATGAAAAGGCATCATAGAATTAGATCAACTGCTACTTCTAATGTCCTATCTATCTAAATCATGGCTTGCTGAAAAGTTCTGAACAAGATGCTTAATAAAAGGCAATACAAGAAAAAATTAAACATTCTCAGAGAAATTGATTTCCTCTTTGTCCTCATTTCAGCTCTTCAGGGAGCATGTTTAAGTTAACTTACACAAATAACCAAACACGAAACCACGGCCCTCCAAAAGTGAAAAATGTTTTCATTGTGTCTATGAAGGTCGCCTAAACATCAACCAAGCAAGCTCTCGCATATTCATATGGCTAATCAAAAGAAATATGTCTAAATTGGAGTCGACCTATTTTGAGCATAACTAATTTCCACAATCTAGATCTAACATATAGAAATTTTCAGAAATAAATACAACTCCTCAGAAAATATAACGGTTCAGCTAAAATTTCGTATCATGAACAACTCAAAAGCTGATGAGAAACACTGAGCTAAGAGTCTTAGATATCaaaacaagcaaacaaacacaaaaatcatATTAGAAGTAACAATGGAACCTGAAATCCGCTCAGTACGCAGACTCTGGTCAGCGATAATCGTCCAAACAGGTCCATAAGTAACAAAGACCAGAAAAAACCATATACATAACCTCATTTTGAATTTTATCCCAAAATACCGAAATGGGTCTTTCGGGGTCCGCCTCAAAAGggaatgaaaagctcgtatttaaGAGGATTATAGTACAGTTGGGGCGTCGTATGTGTAGTAGTTGAAGGGTTTACT
This genomic stretch from Tripterygium wilfordii isolate XIE 37 chromosome 22, ASM1340144v1, whole genome shotgun sequence harbors:
- the LOC119990699 gene encoding probable beta-1,4-xylosyltransferase IRX10, encoding MRLCIWFFLVFVTYGPVWTIIADQSLRTERISGSAGDVLDDDPVGRLKVYIYELPSKYNKKLLQKDPRCLSHMFAAEIFMHRFLLSSPVRTLNPQEADWFYTPIYPTCDLTPSGLPLPFKSPRVMRSAIQLISTNWPYWNRTEGADHFFVVPHDFGACFHYQEEKAIERGILPLLRRATLVQTFGQRNHVCLNEGSITIPPYAPPQKMQAHQIPLDTPRSIFVYFRGLFYDVNNDPEGGYYARGARAAVWENFKNNPLFDISTDHPTTYYEDMQRAIFCLCPLGWAPWSPRLVEAVVFGCIPVIIADDIVLPFADAIPWEEIGVFIEEKKVPNLDNILTSIPPEVILRKQRLLANPSMKRAMLFPQPAHPGDAFHQILNGLARKLPHDKSIYLKHGEKTLNWTAGPVGDMKPW